A stretch of the Alosa alosa isolate M-15738 ecotype Scorff River chromosome 16, AALO_Geno_1.1, whole genome shotgun sequence genome encodes the following:
- the rrs1 gene encoding ribosome biogenesis regulatory protein homolog, with the protein MAACSIEDVLAQAEKDEAERLKSITVQKELDLEFDLGNLLASDKNRVDEREFKTTNKEDFLRSLARDNTQLIINEIWKHPTERVEDVIVVKLPEPTTALPREKPPPKPKPPTKWEQFAKLKGIQKKKKTNLVWDEEHKEWRRRWGYKRAKDDTKEWVIEVPENADPNEDQFAKRNKAKTERVAKNEFNRLKNIARAQKLPTPGGGLVPTAQQSKAELSQALNVAKVSTASVGKFQERLPKEKAPKNTGKKRKFQPLIGDFSNERQNQLDILKVLDSKKPRIDMTRAVNKQMREEDRESASNARKGPGKKGRRGNMPGKGRGGFSGKGGSSGRGGFSGKGGSSGRGGFSGKGGSSGKGGFSGKGKGRGKGKPQNSRSKPGKR; encoded by the coding sequence ATGGCTGCCTGCAGCATAGAAGACGTGCTTGCTCAAGCAGAGAAAGATGAAGCTGAACGACTCAAAAGCATTACCGTTCAGAAAGAATTGGATCTTGAGTTTGACTTGGGGAATCTTCTGGCATCTGACAAAAATCGTGTAGATGAGCGCGAGTTCAAAACCACGAATAAGGAAGACTTCCTCCGCTCCCTCGCTCGGGACAACACACAGCTCATCATCAACGAGATCTGGAAACATCCTACAGAAAGAGTTGAAGATGTTATTGTCGTTAAACTTCCAGAACCAACCACTGCTTTACCGAGGGAGAAGCCTCCACCGAAACCCAAACCGCCAACAAAATGGGAACAGTTTGCGAAGTTGAAAGGAAttcaaaagaagaagaaaacgaACTTGGTATGGGACGAGGAACACAAGGAATGGAGAAGACGCTGGGGCTACAAACGTGCCAAAGATGACACTAAAGAGTGGGTCATCGAAGTTCCCGAGAATGCAGACCCAAACGAGGATCAATTCGCTAAACGCAACAAGGCAAAGACTGAGCGAGTAGCAAAGAATGAGTTCAATCGTTTGAAGAACATTGCCAGGGCCCAAAAGTTACCCACGCCGGGAGGGGGACTCGTTCCCACCGCTCAACAGTCAAAAGCTGAACTTTCTCAAGCTCTTAATGTTGCCAAGGTATCCACGGCTTCTGTTGGTAAATTTCAGGAGCGCTTACCAAAGGAGAAAGCGCccaaaaacaccgggaaaaagaGGAAATTCCAGCCTCTCATTGGCGACTTTTCCAACGAAAGGCAAAACCAGCTGGATATATTGAAGGTGTTGGACAGCAAAAAGCCCCGCATTGACATGACCAGAGCTGTAAACAAACAGATGAGGGAGGAGGATAGGGAATCGGCGTCAAATGCGAGGAAAGGACCTGGAAAGAAGGGTCGAAGGGGCAACATGCCGGGCAAAGGAAGGGGGGGCTTTTCTGGAAAGGGTGGCTCTTCTGGAAGGGGGGGCTTTTCTGGAAAGGGTGGCTCTTCTGGAAGGGGGGGCTTTTCTGGAAAGGGTGGTTCTTCTGGAAAGGGTGGCTTCTCTGGAAAGGGTAAAGGGAGAGGCAAAGGCAAGCCTCAGAATTCACGGTCTAAACCAGGCAAACGCTGA
- the crhb gene encoding corticotropin releasing hormone b has product MKLNFLATFVLLVAFPPRHECRAIDSPSQQAPGTERDPQQQSLPILARVGEEYFIRLGNGNQNSPLSAPNMYSESSRSGFRRALQLQLTQRLLQGKVGNMKRLIANYAQQPDDSMERERRSEEPPISLDLTFHLLREVLEMARAEQLAQQAHSNRKMMELFGK; this is encoded by the coding sequence ATGAAGCTCAATTTTCTTGCCACCTTCGTCCTCCTCGTTGCCTTTCCGCCCCGACATGAATGTAGAGCGATCGACAGCCCCAGTCAGCAGGCTCCTGGCACAGAGCGCGACCCACAGCAGCAGTCCCTTCCCATTTTGGCACGCGTGGGAGAGGAATACTTCATACGACTGGGCAACGGAAATCAGAATTCACCTCTGTCCGCACCAAACATGTATTCCGAAAGCTCCCGGTCAGGCTTCAGAAGAGCTCTGCAGCTCCAGCTAACACAACGTCTGTTACAAGGCAAAGTTGGTAACATGAAGCGGCTCATCGCCAATTACGCACAACAGCCTGACGACTCGATGGAGAGGGAGCGACGGTCGGAGGAGCCTCCTATCTCTCTGGATCTCACCTTCCACCTGCTCCGAGAAGTATTAGAGATGGCAAGAGCTGAACAATTAGCCCAACAAGCGCACAGTAATAGGAAAATGATGGAACTCTTTGGGAAGTAA
- the trim55b gene encoding tripartite motif-containing protein 55b isoform X1 — MDDLEKQLICPICLEIFSKPVVILPCQHNLCRKCANDVFQASNPYLPTRGGSLTSGGRFRCPSCRHEVVLDRHGVYGLQRNLLVENIIDMYKQQSTSSSSSQPAPETKPDQPMCEVHEDEKINIYCVTCSTPTCSMCKVFGAHKDCEVAPLTNVYQNQKTELTDRIAMMVSNNERIQGVISQLEETCRIIEENSRRQKSQVCEKFDHLYAIMEDRKREMTLQVSAEQEEKLNYIQGLKRKYNEHLESMSKIVETGIQTMEEPEMAVFLQTARPLLKKIGEASNTSHLEKVERGYENMDHYTANFLKQRKALRSIDFIVEDDEEDEEQEEEEDAGTEEEQAEGGASDLVAPPLPAQSSLKATSS; from the exons ATGGACGACCTGGAGAAGCAGCTTATTTGTCCCATTTGTTTGGAGATATTTTCAAAACCAGTGGTGATTCTTCCATGTCAACACAACCTTTGCCGCAAATGTGCTAACGATGTCTTTCAG GCATCCAACCCTTACCTACCCACAAGAGGCGGCTCGCTTACATCTGGAGGCCGTTTCCGTTGCCCATCCTGCAGGCATGAGGTTGTGTTGGACCGACATGGAGTCTATGGATTGCAGAGGAACCTCCTGGTGGAAAACATCATTGACATGTACAAACAGCAGTCGACCAG cagcagcagcagccaaccTGCCCCAGAGACGAAACCAGACCAGCCCATGTGCGAAGTCCACGAGGACGAGAAGATCAACATCTACTGTGTGACGTGTAGCACCCCGACCTGTTCCATGTGCAAAGTGTTCGGGGCGCATAAAGACTGCGAGGTGGCCCCTCTCACCAACGTCTACCAAAATCAGAAG aCGGAGCTGACAGACAGGATAGCAATGATGGTGAGCAACAACGAGAGGATCCAGGGTGTCATTAGTCAGCTGGAGGAGACCTGCAGGATCATAGAG GAGAACAGCAGGAGGCAGAAGTCACAGGTGTGCGAGAAGTTTGACCACCTGTATGCCATCATGGAGGACCGGAAGAGGGAGATGACTCTGCAGGTGTCGgcagagcaggaggagaagcTCAACTACATCCAGGGCCTCAAGCGCAAGTACAACGAACACCTGGAGTCCATGAGCAAGATCGTGGAGACGGGCATTCAGACCATGGAGGAGCCTGAAATGGCTGTGTTCTTGCAG ACAGCAAGACCTCTTTTGAAAAA AATTGGTGAAGCCTCCAACACGTCCCATCTGGAGAAAGTGGAGCGAGGCTACGAGAACATGGATCACTACACAGCTAACTTTCTGAAGCAGAGAAAAGCACTGCGTAGCATTGACTTCATCGTCG AGGATGACgaagaggatgaggagcaggaggaggaagaagatgcTGGAACAGAGGAGGAGCAAGCAGAGGGAGGAGCTTCAGACTTGGTAGCCCCGCCCCTACCAGCCCAAAGCAGCCTGAAAGCCACATCCTCCTAG
- the trim55b gene encoding tripartite motif-containing protein 55b isoform X2 — MDDLEKQLICPICLEIFSKPVVILPCQHNLCRKCANDVFQASNPYLPTRGGSLTSGGRFRCPSCRHEVVLDRHGVYGLQRNLLVENIIDMYKQQSTSSSSQPAPETKPDQPMCEVHEDEKINIYCVTCSTPTCSMCKVFGAHKDCEVAPLTNVYQNQKTELTDRIAMMVSNNERIQGVISQLEETCRIIEENSRRQKSQVCEKFDHLYAIMEDRKREMTLQVSAEQEEKLNYIQGLKRKYNEHLESMSKIVETGIQTMEEPEMAVFLQTARPLLKKIGEASNTSHLEKVERGYENMDHYTANFLKQRKALRSIDFIVEDDEEDEEQEEEEDAGTEEEQAEGGASDLVAPPLPAQSSLKATSS; from the exons ATGGACGACCTGGAGAAGCAGCTTATTTGTCCCATTTGTTTGGAGATATTTTCAAAACCAGTGGTGATTCTTCCATGTCAACACAACCTTTGCCGCAAATGTGCTAACGATGTCTTTCAG GCATCCAACCCTTACCTACCCACAAGAGGCGGCTCGCTTACATCTGGAGGCCGTTTCCGTTGCCCATCCTGCAGGCATGAGGTTGTGTTGGACCGACATGGAGTCTATGGATTGCAGAGGAACCTCCTGGTGGAAAACATCATTGACATGTACAAACAGCAGTCGACCAG cagcagcagccaaccTGCCCCAGAGACGAAACCAGACCAGCCCATGTGCGAAGTCCACGAGGACGAGAAGATCAACATCTACTGTGTGACGTGTAGCACCCCGACCTGTTCCATGTGCAAAGTGTTCGGGGCGCATAAAGACTGCGAGGTGGCCCCTCTCACCAACGTCTACCAAAATCAGAAG aCGGAGCTGACAGACAGGATAGCAATGATGGTGAGCAACAACGAGAGGATCCAGGGTGTCATTAGTCAGCTGGAGGAGACCTGCAGGATCATAGAG GAGAACAGCAGGAGGCAGAAGTCACAGGTGTGCGAGAAGTTTGACCACCTGTATGCCATCATGGAGGACCGGAAGAGGGAGATGACTCTGCAGGTGTCGgcagagcaggaggagaagcTCAACTACATCCAGGGCCTCAAGCGCAAGTACAACGAACACCTGGAGTCCATGAGCAAGATCGTGGAGACGGGCATTCAGACCATGGAGGAGCCTGAAATGGCTGTGTTCTTGCAG ACAGCAAGACCTCTTTTGAAAAA AATTGGTGAAGCCTCCAACACGTCCCATCTGGAGAAAGTGGAGCGAGGCTACGAGAACATGGATCACTACACAGCTAACTTTCTGAAGCAGAGAAAAGCACTGCGTAGCATTGACTTCATCGTCG AGGATGACgaagaggatgaggagcaggaggaggaagaagatgcTGGAACAGAGGAGGAGCAAGCAGAGGGAGGAGCTTCAGACTTGGTAGCCCCGCCCCTACCAGCCCAAAGCAGCCTGAAAGCCACATCCTCCTAG